Proteins from one Mixophyes fleayi isolate aMixFle1 chromosome 9, aMixFle1.hap1, whole genome shotgun sequence genomic window:
- the GNL1 gene encoding guanine nucleotide-binding protein-like 1, translating into MPRKKPFSNKQKKKQLQDKRERKRGPLEAGRSESNSRSQSRERGENTDTSDSESIRPQVRNINQQPKIFRVGDRGYDPNRFRLQLEKESKEEIEHRKKLAIEKILETVVETELEVDIEKIYRPGSVLDFPKRPAWNYEMSKEAVLLQEEKAFKEYLQKIYESHNSRELSYFDHNLETWRQLWRVLEMSDIVLLITDIRHPVLHFSPALYDYVTQEMGRSLILVLNKIDLAPQSLVVAWKHYFQTRFPQVHVVCFTSYPRDPSEEQDPSTVFKRRRKKRRVWSAALGPNQLLRACEIITAGNVDLTSWREKIERDSAALFSPMSPDRDEKETEEGDAVLAQQVTDAELGAPTRELYKDGVLSIGCLGFPNVGKSSLINGLVGKKIVSVSRTPGHTKYFQTYYLTPTVRLCDCPGLIFPSLIDKQHQLLAGIYPIAQIQEPYTSVGYLSCRIPVPKLLKLNHPNEGPQAWTAWSICEAWADKRGYKTAKSARSDTYRAANSLLRLAVDGRLCLCMRPPGYSLQKEVWEQHPDTLEMVAHVQAQGRSDGRSSSGGEEEEISSSGEEEEECDRDADEEEDDDEDSSKSQPKKTVKNKMADANPYALLGEDEC; encoded by the exons ATGCCTCGTAAGAAGCCGTTTAGCAACAAGCAGAAGAAGAAGCAGCTACAAGACAAAAGAGAGCGGAAAAGGG GGCCACTTGAAGCCGGCAGGTCCGAGTCGAACAGTCGTAGCCAGAGCAGAGAACGTGGAGAGAATACAGACACTTCCGACAGTGAGAGCATCCGACCTCAAGTGAGGAACATCAATCAGCAGCCAAAGATTTTCAGAGTTGGAGACAGAGGATATGACCCCAACAG GTTTAGACTTCAACTTGAAAAAGAGAGCAAAGAAGAAATCGAACACCGGAAGAAACTTGCTATAGAGAAAATTTTGGAGACTGTTGTGGAAACCGAACTAGAAGTGGATATAGAAAAAATTTACAGACCGGGATCAG TACTGGATTTCCCCAAAAGGCCAGCCTGGAATTATGAGATGAGCAAGGAGGCTGTACTGTTACAGGAGGAAAAGGCCTTCAAAGAATATCTCCAGAAGATTTATGAGAGTCATAACTCTAGAGAGCTCAGCTACTTTGATCACAACCTGGAG acTTGGCGCCAACTGTGGAGAGTCCTGGAGATGTCAGACATCGTTTTGTTAATAACAGACATCCGGCACCCG GTGCTGCATTTCTCTCCTGCCCTCTATGACTATGTGACTCAAGAAATGGGGCGATCGCTGATCCTTGTTCTTAATAAGATTGATCTGGCTCCACAATCACTTGTGGTAGCCTGGAAACATTATTTCCAGACCAGGTTCCCACAGGTTCATGTGGTCTGCTTCACATCTTATCCCAGAGACCCCAGTGAGGAGCAGGACCCCTCTACAG TGTTTAAGAGGCGCAGGAAGAAGCGTCGGGTTTGGAGTGCGGCACTTGGCCCCAATCAACTCCTGCGAGCTTGTGAGATCATCACAGCTGGGAATG TTGACCTGACTAGCTGGAGAGAGAAGATCGAGAGAGACTCTGCCGCCCTGTTCAGCCCTATGAGCCCGGACAGAGATGAGAAAGAAACAGAGGAGGGAGATGCTGTTCTCGCCCAGCAGGTCACTGATGCAGAACTAGGGGCACCCACCAGAGAGCTGTACAAAGATGGCGTCCTGAGCATCGGCTGTTTAG GGTTCCCTAATGTAGGAAAGTCATCGCTCATCAATGGGCTTGTTGGAAAAAAGATTGTCAGTGTTTCCCGGACCCCAGGTCACACCAAATACTTCCAGACCTATTATCTGACGCCCACAGTACGCCTCTGCGACTGCCCCGGCCTTATCTTCCCTTCACTTATAGATAAGCAACACCAG CTTCTTGCAGGCATCTACCCCATTGCTCAGATCCAGGAGCCTTACACCTCCGTGGGATACCTGTCCTGCCGGATACCTGTTCCCAAGCTCCTGAAACTCAACCACCCAAATGAAGGACCGCAGGCCTGGACCGCATGGAGTATCTGTGAAG CCTGGGCCGACAAGCGTGGTTATAAAACTGCAAAGTCTGCCCGCAGTGACACGTACAGGGCCGCCAACAGTCTCTTGCGCCTTGCTGTGGATGGACGTCTCTGCTTGTGTATGAGACCCCCAGGTTACTCCCTTCAGAAAG AGGTCTGGGAACAACACCCAGACACGTTAGAGATGGTCGCCCACGTTCAGGCACAAGGTCGATCTGATGGTCGCTCCTCCTCAggtggagaagaggaggagatttCCAGTTctggggaggaggaagaagagtgcGACAGAGACGCAGATGAAGAGGAAGATGACGACGAGGACTCGTCCAAGAGCCAGCCTAAGAAAACCGTCAAAAATAAAATGGCTGACGCCAACCCCTACGCCCTTCTAGGGGAAGACGAGTGTTAA
- the LOC142101485 gene encoding epithelial discoidin domain-containing receptor 1-like translates to RLTFDPSSSAQGKIHTTASDVWAFGVTLWEILMLCKEQPYGELNDEDVIENAGEIFRDGKKQIYLSRPPPCPPSLYELMLRCWARDCRERPSFQDIHALLTSHALCCSTVEVKE, encoded by the exons AGATTAACGTTCGATCCTTCTTCCTCTGCACAGGGGAAAATTCACACCACAGCCAGCGACGTTTGGGCCTTTGGGGTGACGTTGTGGGAGATATTAATGTTGTGCAAGGAGCAGCCATACGGGGAGCTGAATGACGAAGACGTGATTGAGAACGCTGGGGAAATCTTCCGAGACGGCAAGAAGCAG ATCTACCTGTCTCGCCCACCACCCTGCCCTCCGTCGCTGTATGAGTTAATGCTGCGCTGCTGGGCCCGAGACTGCAGGGAGAGGCCATCCTTCCAGGACATCCATGCTTTGCTTACCTCTCACGCCCTCTGCTGTTCCACTGTGGAAGTGAAGGAGTGA